In Betta splendens chromosome 22, fBetSpl5.4, whole genome shotgun sequence, the following proteins share a genomic window:
- the LOC114848150 gene encoding up-regulator of cell proliferation-like, which produces MWRQVETSQTFTTMNEQDPEALVSFLSKLGLDTFYPNKLTLHSLLEIHKSSLTDEAVNSLDKIPQCFLRKLFRINADCRGGVQLPDNSENDEDMVDFLDVDWDPIDGSAEDKINPLDLIVALFLCADSFLQQEMASKMSMCQFSVPLLLPPHGSQSPCSLMLWALRDIVKEWRPLELCESKGFVKKSIILENLPFYCFVRLKNCTLSKSQLLNHVLSCGQQNHNIFVHRDMKGGAHDRRLASGLVEVCWSLPSGNKNLDKFPEPVGFANLRGDISESLPQFRFLYQVSALVFVFLDKVEEEEHKILTSLADLQTKLFLVFNCKEGTSKLDALSFQKLKKDLNLPDSRVKIRKSNLNVAEFSEKLCSSITESMTSGGFKVNINYMHDKAVELGLSVDETRGDDQKKEAEQTLNGIRVNKIKDYKDKQLPLQGDKWKSLSQLEMEECRLKKCIKTGIEEYKCELQAEKEKIINEQSKYKLSRAMKCFTKDLLEVNKKTEQSREKTEDRRENRDFFLKWIQIHLNAHLQSDTQLSQLHSKIKKESSKEKKDENLIAELYQELLDSSLGIEHYMREMGLIYEFSTNRTSEEICRLPGVAADMLLDGHPLELLDGDASNIPETWVTDVLMELHNRVGGMSRLLVLTVLGVQSTGKSTLLNTMFGVQFPVSSGRCTRGAYMIFLRVGDDVKSDLNCDFIVLIDTEGLRSPLLGLPEETLEHDNQLATFVIGLSDVTIINVAMEQSTEMQDTLQIATHAFLRMNEIGKKPVCHFVHQNVAAVSANDRNLSERQKLLDQLNEMAKEASEMEGLPDDKAFTDVMDYDINKNNWNIPGLWHGTPPMAPVNTGYSEAVAELKKHLLQTMSGDSKRQASQIPEFLEWIKSLWKSVKYENFLFSFRNSLVANAYDTLCIEFNRWEWELRKKIFTWQKAVELEILNTDTHSKVQGLEDLIELKKTEVSQKLTDEETQMKEKLDKYYEKKDANVNLIEKYRNDFLNSIGSITKEVRLSVNNKLDQTLQLKKCSIELQEKLQKYREVIEKQMKKFVSDEQRSSLSDDDLKDEFEKMWTKVTETMVGLNEQNIYDNIIKVLRGSFLNRKVNEFFLNIGDLKEIGKGPFQVKPEHMKGFPLFKYLKFQNDMTRDLQKIADEVTETCRTMLNDVLETNSDYHESLTKELLDKTDQFLKTHKRKCKTRFEFDLKLHICGIASKEFLKMHQKFLKDNGPQTQLEKFKTQYLTDFLSLYKLRSTDQVDNCEYKANVFVQSCIEPGVKELINRSLGIDIMDEVLKSSESVEFSTRSFFQQHIMQELLLKGDFQSFLKYISTYEIYIKDWIRQHILDTVSKNETLCKIRKKKLQVIIDRVSLAITQASKRADGTMLPDNKESITELIENIMKGLNKDMLIPFEAVKVSLFEIQSTSHSFIKSLRVALDQLSKRLQEEFSKCKDVKETLDKLPVKPQDELFKRVFGCGHQCPFCKVPCGVGLKEHKHHQTAVHRPQGLGGYRDFKTQKLWVSLCTTDVQCQSLFRNQDTEYQWHPYKEYKDYYPDWHIPPDVTPEASDYWKYVLVKYNEDFASAYKAKPADVPEAWKTITEEQVLNGLKDAFNVK; this is translated from the exons ATGTGGAGACAAGTGGAAACAAGTCAGACCTTCACTACAATGAATGAACAAGATCCTGAAG CTTTGGTGAGCTTTCTCTCCAAACTGGGGCTGGACACCTTTTATCCCAACAAGCTTACTCTACACTCACTCCTGGAAATTCATAAAAGCAGTTTAACAGATGAAGCAGTTAATTCTCTGGATAAAATCCCACAGTGTTTCCTCAGGAAACTGTTTAGAATCAATGCAGACTGCAGGGGTGGTGTGCAGCTACCAGACAACAGTGAAAATGATGAAGACATGGTCGATTTTCTAGATGTTGACTGGGACCCTATAGATGGTTCTGCAGAGGATAAGATCAACCCTCTGGATCTCATCGTAGCTCTCTTTCTGTGTGctgacagcttcctgcagcaggaaatgGCCTCTAAAATGTCCATGTGTCAGTTCTCAGTGCCACTGCTGCTGCCCCCCCACGGCAGCCAGAGTCCATGCAGCCTGATGCTCTGGGCTCTGAGAGACATCGTTAAAGAGTGGCGTCCACTAGAGTTGTGTGAATCCAAAGGCTTTGTTAAAAAGAGCATAATCCTGGAAAATTTACCATTTTATTGCTTTGTTAGACTAAAAAACTGCACTTTGTCAAAGTCCCAGCTTTTGAACCATGTTCTTAGCTGTGGACAACAGAACCACAACATCTTCGTACACAGAGATATGAAGGGAGGAGCACATGACAGGAGACTCGCCAGTGGACTGGTGGAGGTTTGTTGGTCTCTTCCGAGTGGCAACAAAAACCTTGACAAATTCCCTGAACCAGTTGGTTTTGCCAACCTGCGAGGAGACATCAGTGAGTCACTCCCACAGTTCAGGTTCCTTTACCAAGTGTCagctcttgtttttgttttcctggacaaggttgaagaagaagaacacaaGATTCTGACATCCCTTGCAGATCTGCAAACCAAACTTTTCTTGGTTTTTAATTGCAAGGAAGGCACCAGTAAACTGGATGCACTTTCTTTTCAGAAACTGAAAAAAGACCTGAATTTACCAGACAGCAGAGTAAAAATTAGAAAATCAAACCTAAATGTTGCAGAGTTTTCAGAAAAACTTTGTTCTTCTATCACAGAATCAATGACAAGTGGTGGATTCAAAGTCAACATTAATTACATGCATGACAAAGCTGTTGAACTTGGTCTGTCTGTAGATGAAACCAGAGGTGATGACCAAAAGAAAGAAGCTGAGCAAACTTTAAATGGAATTCgggtcaacaaaataaaagactacaaagacaaacagcttcCTTTGCAAGGTGACAAGTGGAAAAGTTTATCACAGCTGGAAATGGAGGAATGTAGACTGAaaaaatgtatcaaaacagGGATTGAGGAATATAAATGTGAGCTAcaggcagaaaaagaaaagatcaTAAATGAGCAAAGCAAATACAAACTTTCCAGAGCAATGAAATGTTTTACCAAGGACTTACTAgaagtaaacaaaaaaacagaacaaagcagagagaaaacagaagacaGACGAGAAAACAGGGATTTCTTTCTCAAATGGATACAAATTCATCTTAATGCACATTTGCAGTCTGACACTCAACTCTCTCAACTACATAGTAAAATCAAGAAGGAGAGCAGTAAAGAGAAAAAGGATGAAAACCTGATAGCAGAGTTATACCAGGAGTTACTGGACAGCTCGCTAGGAATAGAGCATTACATGAGGGAGATGGGACTGATCTACGAGTTCTCCACCAACAGAACCTCTGAAGAAATCTGTCGTCTTCCTGGTGTAGCTGCTGACATGCTGCTAGATGGACATCCTCTAgagctgctggatggagatgcCTCCAACATCCCAGAGACATGGGTGACAGACGTTCTGATGGAGCTTCACAACAGGGTTGGAGGGATGAGCAGACTATTGGTACTGACCGTGCTGGGGGTCCAGAGTACCGGGAAGTCAACGCTTCTCAACACCATGTTTGGTGTGCAGTTCCCTGTCAGCAGCGGAAGATGCACCAGAGGAGCTTATATGATCTTCCTCAGAGTTGGAGACGACGTGAAGAGTGATCTGAACTGTGACTTCATTGTTCTCATTGACACAGAAGGTCTACGATCTCCTCTGCTGGGTCTGCCAGAAGAGACTCTAGAGCACGACAACCAGCTGGCAACATTTGTCATCGGCCTAAGTGACGTCACTATCATTAACGTTGCAATGGAGCAGTCAACAGAAATGCAAGATACCCTGCAAATTGCGACTCACGCATTCCTGAGAATGAATGAAATTGGTAAAAAGCCAGTTTGCCACTTTGTTCACCAGAACGTTGCTGCAGTTTCAGCCAATGACAGAAACTTGAGTGAAAGACAAAAGCTCTTAGATCAACTTAATGAAATGGCTAAAGAAGCATCTGAAATGGAAGGTCTGCCTGATGACAAAGCTTTCACTGATGTGATGGACtatgacataaataaaaacaactggaACATCCCAGGTCTATGGCACGGAACCCCACCTATGGCACCAGTCAACACAGGTTACAGTGAAGCTGTAGCAGAGCTGAAGAAACATCTCTTACAGACAATGTCAGGAGACAGCAAGAGACAAGCCTCCCAGATCCCAGAGTTTCTAGAATGGATAAAAAGTCtctggaaatcagtgaaatatgAAAACTTCCTCTTCAGTTTTAGAAACTCACTTGTAGCTAATGCTTATGACACCCTGTGCATTGAGTTCAATCGGTGGGAATGGGAGTTGAGAAAAAAGATATTCACCTGGCAAAAAGCTGTAGAATTGGAAATCCTCAACACTGACACTCATTCTAAAGTCCAAGGTTTAGAGGACTTGATTGAGTTAAAGAAAACTGAGGTTTCACAAAAATTAACtgatgaagaaacacaaatgaaagaaaaacttgaCAAGTACTACGAGAAGAAAGATGCTAATGTCAATTTGATTGAGAAATACAGAAATGACTTTTTGAACAGCATCGGGAGTATTACAAAAGAAGTCAGGCTCTCGGTCAATAACAAACTGGATCAAACCCTTCAGCTGAAGAAATGTTCAATAGAGCTTCAGGAGAAATTGCAGAAATACAGAGAAGTGATTGAAAAGCAGATGAAAAAATTTGTTAGTGATGAACAACGATCCTCACTGTCTGATGATGATCTGAAAGACGAGTTTGAAAAGATGTGGACTAAAGTAACTGAAACAATGGTGGGCTTGAATGAACAGAACATATATGACAACATCATCAAGGTTTTGAGAGGAAGTTTCCTAAATCGAAAGGTCAATGAGTTCTTTCTAAACATTGGAGACCTAAAGGAGATTGGCAAAGGTCCATTTCAGGTCAAACCTGAACATATGAAAGGTTTTCCTCTTTTTAAGTACCTTAAATTTCAAAATGATATGACAAGAGATTTGCAGAAAATTGCAGATGAAGTCACTGAAACTTGCAGAACGATGCTGAATGATGTTTTAGAGACAAACTCAGATTATCATGAGTCTCTTACAAAGGAGCTTCTGGACAAAACAGATCAGTTCCTTAAAACACACAAGAGAAAATGTAAAACCAGGTTTGAGTTTGATCTGAAGCTTCACATCTGTGGCATCGCTTCAAAAGAATTCCTGAAAATGCACCAGAAATTCCTGAAAGACAATGGTCCTCAAACTCAACTGGAGAAGTTCAAGACTCAGTACCTGAcagattttctttctttatataAACTGAGATCAACAGACCAGGTAGATAACTGTGAATACAAAGCAAATGTATTTGTTCAGTCCTGTATCGAGCCTGGTGTTAAGGAGCTCATCAACAGATCTCTGGGAATAGACATTATGGATGAAGTTTTAAAAAGCTCAGAATCAGTAGAGTTCAGCACACGCAGCTTTTTCCAACAACACATcatgcaggagctgctgctaaAGGGGGACTTCCAGAGTTTCCTTAAGTACATTTCTACATATGAAATCTACATTAAGGACTGGATCCGTCAGCACATCCTGGACACAGTGTCAAAGAACGAAACTTTGTGCAAAATCAGAAAGAAGAAACTGCAGGTGATAATTGATCGAGTCTCACTGGCAATAACACAGGCATCAAAGAGAGCAGATGGAACAATGCTACCAGACAACAAGGAGAGCATCACAGAGCTTATAGAGAATATTATGAAAGgtttaaacaaagacatgcTGATTCCATTTGAGGCTGTAAAAGTGTCGTTGTTTGAGATCCAAAGCACAAGTCATTCATTTATCAAGAGCCTCAGAGTCGCTTTAGATCAGTTGAGCAAACGGCTGCAGGAAGAATTTTCAAAGTGTAAAGATGTCAAAGAGACACTGGACAAACTTCCTGTCAAGCCACAGGATGAGCTTTTTAAACGGGTGTTTGGTTGTGGTCATCAGTGCCCCTTTTGTAAAGTTCCCTGTGGGGTTGGACTCAAAGAACATAAGCACCATCAAACAGCTGTTCATCGTCCACAAGGTCTTGGTGGATACAGAGATTTTAAAACACAGAAGTTGTGGGTGTCACTGTGTACAACTGATGTGCAATGTCAATCTTTGTTTAGAAACCAAGACACTGAGTATCAGTGGCATCCGTACAAAGAGTACAAAGATTATTATCCAGACTGGCACATTCCTCCAGACGTAACCCCTGAAGCCTCTGATTACTGGAAATATGTCCTAGTAAAATACAACGAAGACTTTGCTTCAGCATACAAAGCTAAACCAGCTGACGTCCCAGAGGCTTGGAAGACAATCACAGAGGAACAAGTGCTGAATGGCCTAAAGGATGCTTTCAATGTcaagtaa